The DNA segment CCATTTTCTCCATGAAAAAATATTTTCATGTCTTTAGGCACATAATTTGCAACTAATGTAGGTAATCCTATTCCTAAATTAACTATATTTCCTGGTTTAAATTCTTTTGCTACTCTTTTAGCTATTCTTTCTTTTGCATCCATTATTTTCTCCCCCTTACAACAACATAATCAACAAGAGCTCCTGGAATTTCTACTTCTTCAGGTCCAATTGCACCTGTAGGGACTATTTCATCTACCTCTACAATTACTAAATCTGCTGCCATGGCAATTATAGGATTGAAATTTTTTGCTGTATATGCGAATTGAAGATTTCCCACATGATCTGCTCTTTTAGCTTTTACTAAAGCAACTTTAGCCTTTATAGCTTTTTCTAAAATATACTTTTTTCCGTCTATTTCAATTATTTGCTTTCCTTCTTCAACAACAGTACCTATTCCAGTTGGTGTTAAAATACCACCTAATCCAACACCTCCAGCCCTTATTTGCTCAATCAAAGTTCCTTGAGGAACTAATTCTACTTCTAATTCTTTTGCTATATATTGTCTTTGAGTTTCCTTATTTGTACCAATATGAGAAGTAATTACTTTTTTTGCTAGTTTATGATATATTAATCTACCTATTCCTTTATCTTCAAAAGAAGTATCATTACAAATAATTGTTAAATCTTTTTTGTTTTGTTTAATTAATTCATCAATCAATGTTTCTGGTGTACCTACTGTCAAAAATCCCCCTATCATAATGCTATCACCGTTGTTAACAAAAGAAATAGCCTCTTCGGCCTTAACTATTTTCATTTAATCACCCCTTGCCTAATGAAATTTTTTTCATGAAAATTTTATCAATTTTTACATTATAATAAAAATCCAATAGTTCTTAATTAACCTTATTTAAAGTTGTTAATATCCTTTTAATCTAAAATAATGAAATTTTTTTCATTAGCAAAATAATGATATTTATATAAAAAAAAGCCTGACTCTTACGAATCAGGCTTTTTTTATATTTTATAATTTTCTATTTCAAACAAATAAAATTTCAAATACTCGGTTTCTAAAATATTATATAAGACAGGATGATCAGGAGCTTGAGCGCCTTTAAATATTTGTTTTAACAATATCTTATTGTCTTTTGCTGCATCAAATATTATTTTCTTAAATTCTTCATCATATACTAATTGAGTACATGATGCTGTTGCAAATAACCCTTTATTTTTTGTTATTCTCATAGCTCTAAGATTTAACTCTTTATAACCTCTAATTGCATTTTTAATTGAACTTCTGGATTTAGCCAAAGAGGGTGGATCTATAATAACAAAATCAAAATAAATATTAGCATCATCAAATTTCCTTAATTGATCAAATGTATTTGTTTCATATAACTCATATTTATCATTAGAAATATTATTAGCTTTTAATGTTTTTTCTAAAACAAATAATGCTCTATCTGAATAATCCAAGAATGTTACATGCTTTGCTCCTCCCATTAAAGCATGAATACCAAAGTTCCCTGTATATGCAAAACCATCTAATACAACTTTATTGTATGCTAACTCTTTTACTCTTAAAGCATTATATCTTTGGTCTAAAAAGAAACCTGTTTTTTGACCTAATGTATCAGCAAAAAACTTAATACCATTTACTTCAAACGGAATTAATTCAGGACCATTTTTATATATCCATCCTTCTATATATTCAAAACCTTCAATATTTGAATTTTTATCATCGTCTTTCTCAAAAATACCTTTTGGTTCAAATAATTCAATTAATGCGTCTACAATATAATTCTTTAATTTATATACTCCTAAAGTATTTATTTGAATAACAAAATAATCTTCAAATTTATCAATAATCAATCCTGGAAAATAATCTCCTTCACCAAAAATAAGTCTAAAAGACTTTTCTTTACCATATAATAATTCCCTATATTCATATGCTTCTTTGATTTTATTTTTAACCCATTCATAATCTATAGTTTCATGTTTCTTTGTTAATAATCTAACTCTAATCTTTGAATTATCATTTATATACCCTCTACCAATAAACCTTTTATTATAAAAAACGTCTACTATATCTCCGTTTGTATATTCACCAATTGTTTTTTCTATTTCATTTTCATATATCCAACTATGACCATTTAATACTCTAGATTTTATATCTTTTTTTAAATTTACATTCGCCATCTCATCTCTCCTCATTGAACTATATTTTCAACTTTTTTTACAGTATAATATCCAACATGATATTTATCAAATATGAATATATCATACCAATAATACATATTTTGTGTATCATTCTTTTTTAATTTTAAATTTACTGAATTACTGCGAAAACCCCAATTATTTATTGGTTTAAAATTAACAAAATCTCCTGGTTTTTGTTCAAGTTCTGAAATATAAATATTACATTTACAATTTAGATTATTTATAATCAAATTATACTCTTCATTTTTTACAACACTTTTATCAATTATTACATTCGGGTTTTCCTTAAAATGACCACCAACCGTATATCTATATCTACCAGATATATTTTCATCAGAATATCTTATTTCATATGTCTTATTTTCATAATTAGTAACTTCTGAATCCTTTAAATACTTTCTATACTCAAAATATGTTGTTTCTTCATCAAACCAATCTAAAGGCATATCAAGCAATTTAGTTTCTGGAATTCCATCTTCATCGTCATCTCTAAATAACTCTACTTTCATTTTATCTTTATCTATATATTTTGTATTAAAACCAATGCATGCAAAAAACATATATTTATCATCAGATTCTAATATATCATATTCTGGATAGTTATACCTAATATCAAGTTTCAAATCATTATAATTAATATTAAATAGTGTGACTGTAGGATCATATTCTTGAGAAATTTCATCTCCAAATCTATTAAAATTGATATTTATACAAGAACTCAATAATATAATAATAGAAAATATAAAAATAATTACTTTTTTATTCATAATTATTCACCTACCTAGCAAAAGAACCAGGATAACCTGGTTCTTATATTAAAATCCTACGGATAAATTAACATTTACTGAAGTATTTCTTCCATTAAATAAATTCTCTGGATTAATAGCTTGAGTGCTTAATGATGCATGTACTTCTGCTAAATATATATTCAAACCTATTCCTCCATTAAATGTCCAATAAGAGTATGAATCAAAATCTGTATTAATATTATAATTTTTTATTTCTGCCCAGAAAGGTAATATACCCCATAACAATCTCTTTCCGGCAGCTACACCCCATATAAAATCTTCTGTTTCAGGAGCATATTCTATTGATGGAACAAAATCTAATAATATTGGCAATGTTATAAAGAATGTCATTTTCCAAGGTTTAAATTCAGTGAAAACCTCTTTTTCATTTGTAGCAGAAGTCAAATCAAAGCTTGTGAATTCCAAATATTCTCTACTAAATACTGGTTCTGCAAAAACATCATATTTATATATTCCTACTCTATAGGCTAAAGGAATATCTTTTACTCCAAAACCTATAGCAGGATAATCTTTTCCTGCAACAAAACCTATATCAAGAGTAAGAATACCATTATTAA comes from the Marinitoga litoralis genome and includes:
- a CDS encoding CoA transferase subunit A, which produces MKIVKAEEAISFVNNGDSIMIGGFLTVGTPETLIDELIKQNKKDLTIICNDTSFEDKGIGRLIYHKLAKKVITSHIGTNKETQRQYIAKELEVELVPQGTLIEQIRAGGVGLGGILTPTGIGTVVEEGKQIIEIDGKKYILEKAIKAKVALVKAKRADHVGNLQFAYTAKNFNPIIAMAADLVIVEVDEIVPTGAIGPEEVEIPGALVDYVVVRGRK
- a CDS encoding class I SAM-dependent rRNA methyltransferase — encoded protein: MANVNLKKDIKSRVLNGHSWIYENEIEKTIGEYTNGDIVDVFYNKRFIGRGYINDNSKIRVRLLTKKHETIDYEWVKNKIKEAYEYRELLYGKEKSFRLIFGEGDYFPGLIIDKFEDYFVIQINTLGVYKLKNYIVDALIELFEPKGIFEKDDDKNSNIEGFEYIEGWIYKNGPELIPFEVNGIKFFADTLGQKTGFFLDQRYNALRVKELAYNKVVLDGFAYTGNFGIHALMGGAKHVTFLDYSDRALFVLEKTLKANNISNDKYELYETNTFDQLRKFDDANIYFDFVIIDPPSLAKSRSSIKNAIRGYKELNLRAMRITKNKGLFATASCTQLVYDEEFKKIIFDAAKDNKILLKQIFKGAQAPDHPVLYNILETEYLKFYLFEIENYKI